TGATCATGAGAATGATGGCGAGAAATTCAATGTCAGAAAAGCTTGCCGAAGACATTGATTCTGCAGTGAAGAGGATTTCGGATAGTGCATACGAGATTGCCTTGAGGCACATAAAGAACAACCGCGAGGCTATGGACAAGATTGTGGAAGTCCTACTAGAGAAGGAAACGATGACTGGTGATGAATTCCGTGCAATCCTCTCCGAATTCGTTGAAATCCCAGTTGAAAACCGAGTCGCGGCTACGGTGCCGTCTCCAGTCGCTGTATAAATAGCATATGTTAATTTTGCAAATTCAATTTACACTTCTCATACGTCTTCAATAGTTTGAATGTATCATTGTGTAATCTTGGTTTATATGTAGGAATAACTATTAGCTGCTTACTAATTTGAGGGTATTTTTGCACTGCTTTCCCTTTAAAGACTCCGTTATACCCAGATGGTCAAATTAGTTCCCTGCATTCTAATAGCCCATAGTAACCGACAATTCTTTGCAAGCATGAACAAGGTTAACCAGTTAGATCAATATTGAGAAATCTCCTAGTTTCGTACCGCAACTCCGGGGAATCTCCGAGAGGCTTTTGCCATAGAAATCTTAATGCTGATTCTCTCTTTTCTCCTGTCTGTGGTTCAATTTTCCAATTCATGTCCTTGTATGCAGCTCGTGATCTGGTTCTTTATTTACATGAACTAATACTTCAAAGGGTGATGTAGAAGAGTGGAACGAGgagcggagctatgttggggccccAGAGGCCCTCGGTCTACTCGAGTTATTAAAAAATCTATTTTGTGTATAGctatttataatcttaataaaagCCTTTTAATTTCTGAATTCTTCTCTGTATtcagaagaaaaagaattcaTCTCCAGCTTTGGTTTACAAGCCTGTTAGCACAACGTTTTTCTTTTCCACAACACCAAATAGAACTATAATCAAATAAAACTGCAAATACTAGAGTAGTTCTCGTTAGAACAACTGAAGGGATCAAAACAAACGAGATTAATCCTTAAAATTTCTCGTAGAAATCCTCATCAAGTTATTGCCCCTAGATGTCTGTTCCTCGCATTATTGCCCTTCAAAAACCTTCAAGAGCCCAGCTTAGCTATCATACATCCACCACTACACTTGCAACAGCCTTGTGATGGAAGATTGTCAAATCTAACGAAGCAAAACTATCACACGAAGACTAGATAGCATTCCAGCAAATAAAAGAATATTCGAATCCACATGACAACTAGAATCTACAATGGAAagagagaaactctgaaatATTAATGATGATTGGAATGCTCATATGCCGTAGGCTACATCCTTATTTGTAGGCTGAAGCCCAAACTCAACTAAAAAATTGTTGAATATTGCTAATCAAGGACAACGGTCAACgtaagaaaggaaaaaaaaaagaaaagaaaagacgaCTAATAAGAATGAAATATTTGACTTAAACTACTCATGAAAATTAAGACTATGAAAGAATTAAACATGCCAAAACAAGTGGCACAAATGTCCTAACCGAAGTTTTTACTGAAATTAGTCTTCATTATTTAAAACCCACAGCAATGTCATATTCCCTATTGCACCGCTCCAAGAAAGAATCATTCCAACCTGTTCTTTCCAACCCAAAAAACAATCATTGAAATTGAACACTATAACTTCCCGTTTTCCCTTCGCTTTGGCTTATCAAAGTTAGGAATTACCGTGCCACTGCCgacaaaacaagacatccatgGCGCAATAAAAGCTTCCTCTGGCTTTCAGAAGGCAAAGACGAATGTGACAGGATAATTTCCCTCAGTGATTGCCTTGAAAACACCATCCACCCTATCGTATCCGAACTCATACTAAAACAGCTAGTCAAATTCATCTTTCTcaatcttttgcaatttctcaaaatttcttCCAACCCTACAATTGTCACTCCCAAACAACCATTCAAGTTCAATTCCAGGAGCTTGCCACATCTATTCCCAATAGCCACCAACCCATCATCATTAATCCCAGATCTAGCTGCTCCAAGAACCTCCAATTCAGAAAGTTCAAAACCATTTCCAATGTCCATAATCCCTCCACATTTATTGATCTGCAACTTCCTAATCTTGGAGCTGCTCTTCAAGAAATCAGCAATGCCTTTTTCTGTAATATCCTTGCAAGAAGACACATCAAGCACCTCTAAACTGGGGCATCACAAAGCAAGTTTTGCAAGACATTCTTCGCTCAGTTTCGGATTATTTTTCAAGTCCAGGAACTTGATTCGTGAATTTTTCACAATATCGGCAGCCTTgtatcctcctcctcctcttccaagATTAGTTTCCTGCATACTAATATCCTCTAGTAAAGGACAATTCTTTGCAAGCGTGAAAAAAGGTTGTCTCAGTTAGACCAATGCTAAGTATCGAGCCATATGGTGTCTAAAGCAGAGAGACATTGAGATAAATCACTCATTTTCTCATCAGTGAGGAAATCTATGGCAGCTAAAGATAAAAACGTCAGGGACCGGTACTTGTTTAAAAGCGACGAAAATTCCACAGAAGGTGAAGCACGAGCTCATGGGTTGAAATTCCAGAGAAAGAGTGAAaccctttaacggaataccagaaCTTTTTGCAAGCAAATGGAGATATTCATCAGGAACTACTGAATCGTAGATAGTAAGATCCGATAAATTTCTTGCACAACGAATTGAATAATCATCTAGTCGACCGAAATCTATATCGCTAACTGACAATAGATTCAAATTGGTACTATTGCGCAGAACAAATTAAATTCCAATCGGAGTAACCAACGAACAGTCGATAACATAAATATGTGTCAAGTAGACGCAATTCGTGGAAAGAGCTATAAGCGAATTATCGGTGAGCAATTCGTTTCCAGATATGGCGATTATTCTCATACCCTTTACTTTCGACGACAATACCTCGATTCCACGATCGGTCGCGCTCCCTCCGTGCAGAGGAAAGGAGATATCTAGATCCTTCAAACACGGCATCGAATCGGCGATAACTTCTAAATGAACGTCGCCTAAGGTGCGAAGGTGGGAGAAGTTCAGAGCCTTCAAATTCTTCATTCGGAATCCCAATATCTTCAAACCCAACAAGGGAAGCTCGGTTCCCGACAGGTTGAGGGTTTCGATCAGGTCGAAATCGGAACTCTCCGCGACGTCGATGATGAGGCGGTCGAGGGAGCTGAGGCGCGGGAAGCGGTGGAAGAGGTTGGAGAGCGGGCCGATGAGGGCTGGGTCGGTGATTGCGAAGTGGGTGCGGAGGGCGTTGGCGATGGAGAGGAATCGCTTGCAGGAGAGGGACGGG
The sequence above is drawn from the Rhododendron vialii isolate Sample 1 chromosome 6a, ASM3025357v1 genome and encodes:
- the LOC131330084 gene encoding uncharacterized protein LOC131330084 isoform X3 — translated: MANGSCKDLPDECWELILNKLHQRRHSHLESPSLSCKRFLSIANALRTHFAITDPALIGPLSNLFHRFPRLSSLDRLIIDVAESSDFDLIETLNLSGTELPLLGLKILGFRMKNLKALNFSHLRTLGDVHLEVIADSMPCLKDLDISFPLHGGSATDRGIEYAGN
- the LOC131330084 gene encoding uncharacterized protein LOC131330084 isoform X1, whose translation is MANGSCKDLPDECWELILNKLHQRRHSHLESPSLSCKRFLSIANALRTHFAITDPALIGPLSNLFHRFPRLSSLDRLIIDVAESSDFDLIETLNLSGTELPLLGLKILGFRMKNLKALNFSHLRTLGDVHLEVIADSMPCLKDLDISFPLHGGSATDRGIEETNLGRGGGGYKAADIVKNSRIKFLDLKNNPKLSEECLAKLAL
- the LOC131330084 gene encoding uncharacterized protein LOC131330084 isoform X2, encoding MANGSCKDLPDECWELILNKLHQRRHSHLESPSLSCKRFLSIANALRTHFAITDPALIGPLSNLFHRFPRLSSLDRLIIDVAESSDFDLIETLNLSGTELPLLGLKILGFRMKNLKALNFSHLRTLGDVHLEVIADSMPCLKDLDISFPLHGGSATDRGIEVLSSKVKGN